Proteins encoded in a region of the Zea mays cultivar B73 chromosome 4, Zm-B73-REFERENCE-NAM-5.0, whole genome shotgun sequence genome:
- the LOC100277975 gene encoding late embryogenesis abundant protein, group 3, with the protein MSNMGQSFQAGKAQAQGECQAERAAQCVRDGAGATACAVTDTAGAAADSAQLQEHRAAGTVQQAAEQVAQTAAGAAAAVKDTVAGAAAAVKDTVAGAAAGANDAVTGGH; encoded by the exons ATGTCGAACATGGGGCAATCCTTCCAGGCCGGCAAGGCGCAGGCCCAGGGCGAG TGCCAGGCGGAGCGCGCAGCGCAGTGCGTCAGGGACGGCGCCGGCGCCACGGCCTGCGCCGTGACCGACACCGCCGGAGCCGCGGCCGACAGCGCGCAGCTGCAGGAGCACCGCGCCGCCGGCACCGTTCAGCAG GCTGCTGAGCAGGTGGCGCAGACGGCGGCGGGCGCGGCGGCAGCCGTCAAGGACACGGtggcgggcgcggcggcggccgTCAAGGACACGGTGGCGGGCGCGGCGGCAGGCGCCAATGACGCGGTGACCGGCGGCCACTGA
- the LOC109945655 gene encoding uncharacterized protein, which translates to MAASTTRSPAAIDRHAVRLITRVSIAMAAVATLSLFYLLRHASIYRFPASHQSALTISLAPFPRSSCDAASRRVVPPDHRLAKLRASPRWRRRAASLATSAFPPLRGLGILVAPSRVLCLAAGTGHAVDVFRAAGTRDAIGVDLVEFPPLVRRADPHHLPFSDGAFDLVFSDDPSATSGALFPSRLAREAERAVRRGGGIALAFDREIETVAVATLFKRSRVLDVKDVTLDGSQVRLLIMQSNGTDPY; encoded by the coding sequence ATGGCCGCCTCCACCACGCGCTCGCCAGCGGCGATTGACCGGCACGCGGTACGGCTGATCACGCGTGTCTCCATAGCGATGGCCGCCGTCGCCACACTCTCACTCTTCTACCTCTTGCGCCACGCATCCATCTACCGTTTCCCCGCGTCCCACCAGTCTGCCCTCACCATCTCGCTCGCCCCATTCCCCCGCAGCTCCTGCGACGCCGCCTCGCGCCGAGTGGTCCCGCCCGACCACCGCCTCGCTAAGCTCCGCGCCTCCCCGCGCTGGAGACGTCGTGCCGCCTCCCTGGCCACGTCCGCCTTCCCGCCGCTCCGCGGCCTCGGCATCCTCGTGGCCCCTTCGCGCGTCCTCTGCCTCGCCGCCGGCACCGGCCACGCCGTCGACGTGTTCCGCGCAGCGGGGACCAGAGACGCCATAGGGGTCGACCTCGTAGAGTTCCCACCGCTTGTCCGTCGCGCGGATCCCCACCACCTCCCATTTTCCGACGGCGCCTTCGACCTCGTGTTCTCGGATGACCCCTCGGCGACCTCCGGTGCGCTCTTCCCGTCCCGCCTCGCGCGAGAGGCTGAGCGCGCCGTCCGCCGCGGTGGCGGCATCGCGCTCGCGTTCGACCGGGAGATCGAGACCGTCGCTGTCGCTACGCTATTTAAGAGATCACGCGTCCTGGATGTGAAGGATGTCACGTTGGATGGCTCTCAGGTTAGGCTACTGATCATGCAGAGTAATGGCACAGACCCATATTga